A genome region from Methylohalobius crimeensis 10Ki includes the following:
- a CDS encoding YicC/YloC family endoribonuclease, which translates to MVYSMTAFSEHEGRTPHYTVRWEIRSLNSRYLDLILRLPDNLRFLEPEIRKRIGGRLNRGKVECALKLGPSTDASFAFELNRPVAEAVVRALSEIEPLLGASAPVSPLEVARWPGVLQEAGMDRETVEAAALESLEAALEKLLTMRQREGVQLAQFLRQRCEEIHRQVTQARQALPQALPQLREKLLGKIRELGQTPDFDRLEQELVYLAQKWDVTEELDRLDTHLEEADRLLTQDHPIGRHLDFLCQEMNREANTLAAKSASTALTQYAIEIKVLIEQMREQVQNIE; encoded by the coding sequence ATGGTCTACAGCATGACCGCCTTCTCCGAGCACGAAGGCCGGACACCACACTACACTGTTCGCTGGGAGATCCGCTCGCTCAACTCCCGCTATTTGGATTTGATCCTCCGCCTGCCGGACAATCTGCGCTTCTTAGAGCCCGAGATCCGGAAACGGATCGGCGGCCGTCTCAACCGGGGTAAAGTGGAATGCGCCTTGAAGTTGGGACCGTCCACGGATGCTTCGTTCGCCTTCGAACTCAACCGGCCGGTCGCCGAAGCGGTGGTCCGGGCGCTTTCGGAAATCGAACCCTTGCTGGGAGCTTCGGCACCGGTATCTCCCCTGGAAGTGGCACGCTGGCCCGGCGTCTTGCAGGAAGCGGGCATGGATCGGGAAACGGTAGAGGCCGCCGCCCTGGAAAGCCTCGAGGCGGCCTTGGAAAAACTGTTGACGATGCGCCAAAGGGAAGGCGTCCAACTGGCGCAATTTCTCCGCCAGCGCTGCGAAGAAATACACCGGCAAGTGACCCAAGCCCGTCAGGCCCTGCCGCAGGCGCTTCCCCAGTTGCGGGAAAAACTGCTGGGGAAAATCCGGGAACTGGGGCAGACCCCGGATTTCGACCGGCTCGAACAGGAGCTGGTCTACCTGGCTCAGAAATGGGATGTGACCGAAGAACTGGACCGGCTCGACACCCATCTGGAGGAAGCGGACCGCCTCCTGACTCAGGATCACCCCATCGGCCGGCACCTGGACTTTCTATGTCAGGAAATGAACCGCGAGGCCAATACCCTGGCCGCCAAGTCGGCTTCCACCGCATTGACCCAGTACGCGATCGAAATCAAGGTCTTGATCGAGCAAATGCGCGAGCAGGTGCAGAATATAGAATGA
- a CDS encoding condensin complex protein MksE: MTDTPLALDRLTHLATLFRELGNGKHINRLSDPMLWAELEREEAAYRALFGALGYDLRLDGRGFAWFHTEEASGNVNKTSRQLALLFMVIFDTQADAGKPLLRFGDWAIDRSLLNTVHEQHQELLTAEGLDTEGLASLLETAARFGFAREAGGHWQLLPAVCRYLDHFEALAAESREASDEPAAAEDELDRDEPTASEDMR, translated from the coding sequence ATGACGGATACCCCGCTGGCGCTGGACCGGCTCACTCACCTGGCGACGCTGTTCAGGGAATTGGGCAACGGCAAACACATCAACCGGCTCTCCGATCCCATGCTGTGGGCCGAGCTGGAACGCGAAGAGGCGGCTTACCGCGCGCTCTTCGGCGCGCTCGGTTACGATCTGCGACTGGATGGACGCGGATTTGCCTGGTTTCATACCGAGGAAGCCAGCGGTAACGTCAACAAGACCTCCCGCCAGCTGGCGCTGCTCTTCATGGTGATCTTCGATACCCAGGCGGATGCCGGCAAGCCCTTGCTGCGCTTCGGCGACTGGGCGATCGATCGGTCGCTGCTGAACACCGTGCATGAACAACATCAGGAGCTGCTGACCGCCGAGGGGCTGGATACCGAGGGCTTGGCGAGCCTGCTGGAGACCGCCGCGCGCTTCGGGTTTGCGCGGGAAGCCGGCGGCCATTGGCAGCTGTTGCCGGCGGTGTGCCGCTACCTCGATCATTTCGAGGCGCTGGCCGCCGAGAGCCGCGAGGCGTCGGATGAACCGGCGGCAGCCGAGGATGAGCTTGATCGGGACGAGCCGACCGCAAGCGAGGATATGCGATGA
- a CDS encoding transglycosylase SLT domain-containing protein, whose product MVRIKWITGLVLFICLAAAEAKQYSLSAPKLRQAALQHEHEKEYADAFRLYCLAAALNDPIAMHHLGWMYFNGRGMPRNLEVAMGWFRRAALQGDPYSWRMAKRFRDVSPRRDADCPVTRDPKRMSKERVATWAKLLGNELGVDPRLVLAVIKAESNFNPSAMSPSMAYGLMQLMPATARRFHVNRLHPVENMIGGVLYLRWLLRRFDGNVRLALAAYNAGENAVKRYRGIPPYRETRRYVSKIVAAYPHTTHPVPRTAL is encoded by the coding sequence ATGGTGCGGATAAAATGGATCACTGGATTAGTGCTTTTCATATGTCTCGCGGCCGCAGAAGCCAAGCAATATTCCCTGTCCGCGCCCAAATTGCGTCAGGCCGCTCTCCAGCATGAACACGAAAAGGAATATGCGGACGCGTTTCGCCTGTACTGCCTGGCGGCGGCTTTGAACGACCCCATCGCCATGCATCACCTGGGTTGGATGTACTTCAACGGCCGCGGGATGCCGCGCAACCTGGAAGTCGCCATGGGCTGGTTCCGACGCGCCGCCCTTCAAGGAGACCCTTATTCCTGGCGGATGGCCAAGCGTTTCCGCGACGTATCGCCCCGCCGCGATGCCGATTGTCCGGTCACCCGCGACCCCAAACGCATGAGCAAAGAAAGAGTGGCCACCTGGGCCAAGCTGTTGGGGAATGAATTGGGCGTGGACCCTCGCCTGGTCTTGGCGGTGATCAAAGCCGAATCGAATTTCAATCCTTCCGCCATGTCGCCTTCGATGGCCTATGGCTTGATGCAACTCATGCCCGCCACTGCCCGGCGGTTCCACGTCAACCGCCTGCATCCGGTGGAAAACATGATCGGGGGGGTGCTTTACCTGCGCTGGTTGCTACGCCGTTTCGACGGAAACGTACGCTTGGCGCTGGCGGCCTATAACGCCGGGGAAAACGCCGTTAAGCGTTACCGGGGAATCCCGCCCTATCGGGAAACCCGTCGTTACGTGAGCAAGATCGTCGCCGCCTATCCCCATACCACCCATCCCGTTCCCCGGACCGCCCTTTAG
- a CDS encoding HDOD domain-containing protein, with product MLERLLGKRGGSSTGQGRKPSGKFPPRPITVTELQQLIPLRSLSEEELNAFALTQRTETYAPGSVLFERGETEAHVFYLLRGTVTMRLNDEQSYEVAAGTAKARFPLSSGEAHNTTAIARTDVEVIRVLAKVMRKNLKDQMEDDRLLDPNRWRAPKQLRNSQLFQAFCQNFLNEELTLPTLPDIALALRRAIEKEDIGVAEAAKIVQADASIAANLMHIANSPLYLAANPARTCLEAINRLGLRATCNLTLSLCMRNVFKSKDAFLCQKMRDSWQEGLHVAALAYVLAKDNHWHDPEEAFLAGLICNIGIIPFLTFADGFPQSYYQKEEVDAALPVIRGPIGYYILQKWGFPDELVEIPRRADVWHYDDDPELSLGDIVMLSRLHRYMETSRMNEVPPINSIPACNKLRNGSLSPEYSLQVLCDARTQVQEILRILR from the coding sequence ATGTTGGAACGACTATTAGGAAAACGGGGCGGTTCGAGCACCGGCCAGGGCCGCAAACCGTCGGGAAAATTTCCGCCGCGTCCGATTACGGTTACCGAACTTCAGCAGTTGATTCCTTTGCGCAGTCTGAGCGAGGAGGAGTTGAACGCGTTCGCCTTGACCCAGCGGACCGAGACCTATGCGCCCGGATCGGTCCTGTTCGAGCGCGGCGAAACCGAGGCGCATGTCTTCTATCTTCTGAGAGGGACGGTGACGATGAGGCTCAATGATGAGCAAAGTTACGAGGTCGCCGCCGGCACCGCCAAAGCCAGGTTCCCCCTTTCTTCCGGGGAGGCCCACAATACCACCGCGATCGCCCGGACCGACGTGGAGGTGATTCGGGTCTTGGCCAAGGTCATGCGGAAAAATTTGAAGGATCAGATGGAAGATGACCGGTTGCTGGATCCAAACCGTTGGCGGGCGCCCAAGCAACTCCGTAATAGCCAGTTGTTCCAGGCATTTTGCCAAAATTTCCTCAACGAGGAATTGACGCTGCCTACCTTGCCCGATATCGCCCTGGCGCTACGCCGGGCCATCGAAAAGGAGGATATCGGCGTGGCCGAGGCGGCCAAAATCGTCCAGGCCGACGCTTCCATCGCCGCCAATTTGATGCATATTGCCAACAGTCCCTTGTATCTCGCCGCGAACCCGGCCCGCACATGCCTGGAAGCGATCAACCGCCTCGGTCTCAGGGCGACGTGCAATCTTACCCTTTCCCTGTGCATGCGCAATGTCTTTAAATCCAAAGATGCGTTTTTATGTCAAAAAATGCGCGATTCTTGGCAGGAAGGGCTCCATGTTGCCGCCTTGGCTTACGTCCTGGCCAAGGATAATCACTGGCACGATCCCGAGGAAGCTTTCCTGGCGGGACTGATCTGCAATATCGGCATCATTCCTTTTTTGACCTTCGCCGACGGCTTTCCCCAGTCCTATTATCAAAAGGAGGAAGTCGACGCCGCCCTTCCGGTCATTCGCGGCCCTATCGGATACTATATCCTGCAAAAATGGGGTTTTCCGGATGAGTTGGTGGAGATTCCGAGAAGAGCCGATGTCTGGCATTACGATGACGATCCCGAATTGTCCCTGGGGGATATCGTGATGTTGTCCAGGCTGCACCGCTACATGGAAACCTCCCGCATGAACGAAGTTCCGCCGATCAACTCCATTCCCGCTTGCAACAAGCTGCGCAACGGCAGCTTGTCGCCTGAATATTCCCTACAAGTGCTTTGCGACGCCCGCACCCAGGTACAAGAAATTCTGAGAATTCTGCGCTAA
- a CDS encoding MIT C-terminal domain-containing protein has translation MHVDFTWEFDETGTIHARHIVTDHGWRISLDKGLDIFQHYEMNDEAFAFANRLQQFRSGKAFEVTFIKQA, from the coding sequence ATTCATGTCGACTTCACTTGGGAGTTTGACGAAACCGGCACCATTCACGCCCGTCATATCGTAACGGACCACGGCTGGAGGATATCGCTGGACAAAGGCCTGGATATATTCCAACACTACGAGATGAACGACGAGGCCTTTGCTTTTGCCAATCGGCTGCAGCAGTTTCGCTCCGGCAAGGCCTTCGAGGTAACGTTTATCAAGCAGGCTTAG
- a CDS encoding HDOD domain-containing protein, with translation MLPEQLRKLIPCNHLNGSELSLLLPACRSHRYPPGTLLFQQGPSDGTAFYLLDGEVMLVRGEQIRAVSSGSKMAQYPLACGSHYETTATAKTDVTLLSLPESAMLTALENKRAKSIDAAGLSVDFAQLPDILRQSEVFYTFWRTYRENSLTLPTLPQAAIRLRAAMQKEIGADEGARIIQTDPIVTARLIEIANSPLYSGVTPVATCQQAIARIGLNAARQLVTALTVGRLFQCRQKKVQRQIQSIWRNSVRVSCLSYVLGRHIGGVDPEQALLAGLMSHVGALPFLYFAADFPADSLSENMLQAGVRAVRGGLGIQMLKAWGFPEEMCGIPAFCDDWFYHAPGPTRLTDIVILAHWHARLGRRKTGELPPIEVLPAFQKLDMRQISPEFSLNLLHNAQQQIEQVRMFFDY, from the coding sequence ATGCTTCCCGAGCAGTTGAGGAAGCTCATTCCATGCAATCATCTCAATGGGTCCGAACTTAGCTTGTTGCTGCCCGCTTGTCGCAGCCATCGCTATCCGCCGGGTACGCTGTTATTTCAGCAAGGTCCGAGCGACGGCACCGCTTTTTACTTGTTGGACGGAGAAGTAATGCTGGTGCGTGGTGAGCAGATCCGGGCGGTTTCTTCCGGATCGAAGATGGCCCAATATCCGCTGGCCTGCGGGAGTCATTACGAAACCACGGCCACCGCCAAAACCGACGTGACTCTGCTGTCCCTGCCGGAATCGGCCATGCTTACCGCCTTGGAGAATAAGCGCGCCAAGTCCATCGATGCCGCCGGTTTAAGCGTCGATTTCGCGCAATTGCCGGACATTTTACGCCAGAGCGAGGTGTTTTATACCTTCTGGCGCACTTATCGGGAAAACTCCTTGACCCTGCCGACGCTGCCGCAGGCGGCCATCCGCCTGCGCGCGGCGATGCAAAAAGAGATCGGCGCGGATGAAGGCGCCCGGATCATTCAAACCGATCCCATCGTCACCGCCCGCTTGATTGAAATCGCCAATAGTCCGCTTTACTCGGGCGTAACCCCCGTAGCCACCTGTCAGCAGGCGATTGCGCGTATCGGTCTCAATGCCGCCCGACAGTTGGTTACCGCATTGACCGTGGGGCGCTTGTTCCAGTGTCGGCAAAAGAAGGTCCAGCGCCAAATTCAAAGCATCTGGCGGAACAGTGTGCGGGTTTCATGCTTGAGCTATGTATTGGGGCGCCATATTGGCGGCGTGGACCCGGAGCAGGCTTTGCTCGCCGGTTTGATGTCCCATGTGGGTGCGTTGCCGTTCTTGTACTTTGCCGCGGATTTCCCCGCCGATTCGCTTTCGGAAAACATGTTGCAGGCCGGGGTACGGGCGGTTCGGGGAGGCTTGGGGATTCAGATGCTGAAAGCTTGGGGGTTCCCCGAAGAGATGTGCGGTATTCCCGCTTTTTGCGACGATTGGTTTTATCATGCCCCCGGGCCGACCCGCTTGACCGATATCGTGATTCTGGCCCACTGGCATGCCCGTCTGGGGCGGAGAAAAACCGGGGAGCTGCCTCCCATCGAGGTCTTGCCGGCTTTTCAGAAACTGGATATGCGGCAAATTTCTCCGGAATTCTCACTGAATCTATTGCATAATGCTCAACAGCAAATCGAGCAAGTCCGAATGTTCTTCGATTACTGA
- the gmk gene encoding guanylate kinase, producing the protein MAKGTLFIVSAPSGAGKTSLLKQLREELENVVISVSYTTRSMRPGEVDGKDYCFVTREQFETMLAEDAFLEYARVFDNYYGTARAQVQENLARSLDVILEIDWQGARQVREKLPDSRSVFILPPARDILEERLRGRGQDRPDIIARRMRDARAEISHYAEYDYLVVNDHFEQALGQLKSILIADRLRLDRQQETLGELLQNLLA; encoded by the coding sequence ATGGCTAAAGGCACGCTTTTCATCGTTTCCGCCCCGTCGGGCGCCGGTAAGACCAGCTTGTTGAAACAATTGCGGGAAGAATTGGAGAATGTGGTGATTTCCGTCTCGTACACCACCCGGTCCATGCGACCCGGTGAGGTGGACGGCAAGGATTATTGCTTCGTCACCCGGGAGCAATTTGAAACCATGCTCGCCGAGGACGCCTTCCTGGAATACGCACGGGTCTTCGATAATTATTACGGCACCGCTCGCGCTCAGGTTCAGGAAAATCTGGCGCGGAGCCTGGACGTCATATTGGAAATCGACTGGCAGGGCGCGCGCCAGGTGCGGGAAAAGCTGCCCGACAGCCGTTCCGTCTTTATTCTCCCCCCGGCCCGGGACATTTTGGAAGAACGGCTGCGCGGACGCGGCCAGGACAGACCAGACATCATCGCCCGGCGCATGCGCGACGCCCGCGCCGAAATATCCCACTACGCCGAATACGATTACTTGGTCGTGAACGACCATTTCGAGCAAGCCTTAGGTCAACTCAAAAGCATTTTGATTGCCGACCGCCTGCGTTTGGACAGGCAACAGGAAACGTTGGGCGAACTTCTGCAAAACCTGCTTGCCTGA
- a CDS encoding DUF7281 domain-containing protein — protein MSRALRAALGKLCRAQDDRLAGSQLSSAQRKALDAFARQTGSVQIQPRGRGVFYRIVQPAVVERHWRDLTPIDADELDADLPKRAGNIARARFSKRSLHSHDLHYLLLKAAGPVQWRDGAGHRLDLDLATVRQGAAVLAIDNDMRKDSGWHTAGTLWLVENQALFDRLDWLPDRMHASVAYYGGQLRKGLIEWLAARPRAARVRFFPDYDGVGLLNYARIKERLGDAVQLWLMPAWESRLRRYGNAELWQGTAREFQAAQRRLTELVLEPEVLELIRTMQSLGMALEQEAVWVDTT, from the coding sequence ATGAGCCGCGCTCTGCGGGCCGCGCTGGGCAAGCTGTGTCGGGCCCAAGACGATCGGCTGGCCGGCTCGCAACTCAGCAGCGCCCAACGCAAGGCGCTGGATGCGTTCGCCCGTCAGACCGGCAGCGTGCAGATCCAGCCCCGCGGCCGCGGCGTATTCTACCGCATCGTGCAACCGGCCGTGGTCGAGCGCCATTGGCGCGACCTGACCCCCATCGACGCGGACGAGTTGGATGCCGATCTACCCAAGCGCGCCGGCAACATCGCCCGCGCTCGCTTCAGCAAGAGATCCCTCCACAGTCACGACCTTCACTACCTGCTGCTGAAAGCGGCCGGCCCGGTTCAATGGCGCGATGGCGCCGGTCATCGACTAGACCTGGACCTGGCCACCGTCCGGCAAGGCGCTGCCGTTCTGGCCATCGACAACGACATGCGAAAAGACAGTGGCTGGCATACGGCCGGAACGCTCTGGCTAGTCGAAAATCAGGCGCTGTTCGACCGGCTCGACTGGCTGCCCGATCGAATGCACGCCAGTGTGGCTTACTATGGCGGTCAACTGCGCAAGGGATTGATCGAATGGCTGGCGGCACGGCCCCGTGCCGCCAGAGTCCGGTTCTTTCCCGACTACGATGGGGTGGGCCTGCTCAACTATGCGCGCATCAAGGAACGGCTGGGCGACGCCGTTCAGCTCTGGCTCATGCCCGCGTGGGAATCCCGTTTGCGCCGTTACGGCAACGCGGAGCTGTGGCAAGGTACGGCAAGAGAATTTCAGGCAGCGCAACGCCGCCTGACCGAGCTTGTGCTGGAACCGGAAGTGCTTGAACTGATCCGGACGATGCAATCCCTTGGGATGGCGCTGGAGCAAGAGGCGGTATGGGTGGACACGACCTAA